One part of the Pseudomonas sp. MYb118 genome encodes these proteins:
- the proC gene encoding pyrroline-5-carboxylate reductase: MSKTRIAFIGAGNMAASLIGGLRAKGLDAAQIRASDPGAETRAKVSAEHGIETFADNAQAIQGADVVVLAVKPQAMKAVCEAIRPSLAPNQLVVSIAAGITCASMNNWLGAQPIVRCMPNTPALLRQGVSGLFATAQVTAEQRQQAQELLSAVGIALWLDEEQQLDAVTAVSGSGPAYFFLLIEAMTAAGVKLGLPADIAAQLTLQTALGAAHMAVSSDVDAAELRRRVTSPAGTTEAAIKSFQAGGFEALVEKALGAAAHRSAEMAEQLGQ; this comes from the coding sequence ATGAGCAAGACTCGTATTGCCTTTATCGGTGCCGGCAACATGGCCGCCAGCCTGATCGGCGGCCTGCGCGCCAAGGGCCTGGATGCCGCGCAGATCCGCGCCAGCGACCCGGGCGCAGAAACCCGCGCCAAGGTCAGCGCCGAACACGGCATCGAAACCTTCGCCGACAACGCGCAAGCCATCCAGGGCGCGGATGTGGTGGTGCTGGCGGTCAAACCCCAGGCGATGAAAGCCGTCTGCGAAGCCATTCGCCCAAGCCTTGCGCCGAATCAGCTGGTGGTGTCGATTGCCGCCGGCATCACCTGCGCCAGCATGAACAACTGGCTGGGCGCCCAGCCGATCGTGCGCTGCATGCCCAACACCCCGGCGCTGCTGCGTCAGGGCGTGAGCGGCCTGTTCGCCACCGCCCAGGTGACTGCCGAGCAGCGCCAGCAGGCCCAGGAACTGTTGTCGGCGGTGGGCATCGCCCTGTGGCTGGACGAAGAACAGCAACTGGACGCGGTCACGGCCGTCTCGGGCTCCGGCCCGGCGTACTTCTTCCTGCTGATCGAGGCCATGACCGCAGCGGGCGTGAAGCTCGGCCTGCCCGCGGATATCGCCGCCCAACTGACCCTGCAAACCGCGCTGGGTGCCGCGCACATGGCGGTGTCCAGCGATGTCGATGCCGCCGAACTGCGTCGCCGCGTGACATCACCAGCGGGCACCACAGAAGCTGCAATCAAATCGTTCCAGGCTGGTGGCTTCGAGGCGCTGGTCGAAAAAGCACTGGGTGCCGCTGCGCACCGCTCGGCCGAGATGGCCGAACAACTGGGTCAATAA
- a CDS encoding YggT family protein, whose translation MIGLNTAAVYVLQTLGSLYLLIVLLRFVLQLVRANFYNPLCQFVVKATQPLLKPLRRIIPSLFGLDMSSLVLAIIVQMALMALTLLLTYGTTGNPLQLLIWSLIGVTALFLKIFFFALIISVILSWVAPGSHNPGAELVNQICEPALAPFRRILPSMGGLDISPILAFMVLKLIDMLVINNLAAMTMMPEILRLLI comes from the coding sequence ATGATTGGATTGAACACCGCAGCGGTCTACGTGCTGCAAACCCTCGGCAGCCTGTACCTGCTGATCGTGCTGCTGCGCTTCGTGCTGCAACTGGTACGCGCGAACTTCTACAACCCGCTGTGCCAGTTCGTGGTCAAGGCCACCCAGCCGCTGCTCAAGCCCCTGCGCCGGATCATTCCGAGCCTGTTCGGCCTGGACATGTCTTCGCTGGTGCTGGCGATCATCGTGCAGATGGCACTGATGGCCCTGACCCTGCTGCTGACCTACGGTACCACCGGCAACCCGCTGCAACTGCTGATCTGGTCGCTGATCGGCGTGACCGCGCTGTTTCTGAAGATCTTCTTCTTTGCCTTGATCATCAGCGTGATCCTCTCGTGGGTCGCCCCGGGCAGCCACAACCCGGGCGCCGAACTGGTCAACCAGATCTGCGAACCGGCCCTGGCACCCTTCCGCCGCATCCTGCCAAGCATGGGTGGCCTGGACATCTCGCCGATCCTCGCGTTCATGGTGCTCAAGCTGATCGACATGCTGGTGATCAACAACCTCGCGGCGATGACCATGATGCCGGAGATTCTGCGTCTGCTGATCTAA
- a CDS encoding homoserine O-acetyltransferase yields the protein MPAAFPPDSVGLVTPQMAHFSEPLALACGRSLAAYDLIYETYGTLNATASNAVLICHALSGHHHAAGYHSPDDRKPGWWDSCIGPGKPIDTNKFFVVSLNNLGGCNGSTGPSSLNPETGKPFGADFPVLTVEDWVHSQARLADLLGVQQWAAVIGGSLGGMQALQWTMTYPDRVRHCLAIASAPKLSAQNIAFNEVARQAILTDPEFHGGSFQEAGVIPKRGLMLARMVGHITYLSDDSMGEKFGRGLKSEKLNYDFHSVEFQVESYLRYQGEEFSGRFDANTYLLMTKALDYFDPAANFNDDLAKTFANATAKFCVMSFTTDWRFSPARSRELVDALMAARKDVCYLEIDAPQGHDAFLIPIPRYLQAFGNYMNRIAL from the coding sequence ATGCCAGCTGCCTTCCCCCCCGATTCTGTTGGTCTGGTGACGCCGCAAATGGCGCACTTCAGCGAGCCTTTGGCCCTGGCCTGTGGCCGTTCGCTGGCAGCCTATGACCTGATTTACGAGACCTATGGCACGCTGAACGCCACGGCGAGCAACGCCGTGCTGATTTGCCACGCCCTGTCCGGCCACCACCACGCCGCCGGCTATCACAGCCCCGACGACCGCAAGCCCGGTTGGTGGGACAGCTGCATTGGTCCAGGCAAACCGATCGACACCAACAAGTTCTTCGTCGTCAGCCTGAACAACCTCGGCGGTTGCAACGGCTCCACCGGCCCCAGCAGCCTCAACCCGGAAACCGGCAAGCCGTTCGGCGCCGACTTTCCGGTACTGACCGTGGAAGACTGGGTGCACAGCCAGGCACGCCTGGCCGATCTGCTCGGCGTACAGCAATGGGCGGCGGTGATTGGCGGCAGCCTCGGCGGCATGCAGGCGTTGCAGTGGACCATGACCTACCCGGACCGCGTGCGTCACTGCCTGGCCATCGCCTCGGCACCCAAGCTGTCGGCGCAGAACATCGCGTTCAACGAAGTGGCGCGCCAGGCGATCCTCACCGACCCCGAGTTCCACGGCGGTTCGTTCCAGGAAGCGGGCGTGATCCCCAAGCGCGGCCTGATGCTGGCGCGGATGGTCGGGCACATCACTTACCTGTCCGACGACTCCATGGGCGAGAAATTCGGCCGGGGCCTGAAGAGCGAAAAGCTCAACTACGACTTCCACAGCGTCGAGTTCCAGGTCGAAAGCTACTTGCGTTACCAGGGCGAGGAATTCTCCGGGCGTTTCGACGCCAACACGTACCTGCTGATGACCAAGGCACTGGACTACTTCGACCCGGCAGCGAACTTCAACGATGACCTGGCGAAAACCTTCGCCAACGCCACTGCAAAGTTCTGCGTGATGTCCTTCACCACCGACTGGCGCTTCTCCCCTGCCCGTTCGCGGGAGCTGGTGGACGCACTGATGGCCGCCCGGAAAGACGTCTGCTACCTCGAGATCGACGCTCCGCAAGGCCACGATGCCTTCCTGATTCCGATCCCGCGTTATTTGCAGGCGTTCGGCAATTACATGAACCGTATTGCGTTGTGA
- the metW gene encoding methionine biosynthesis protein MetW, whose protein sequence is MRADLEIIQEWIPAGSRVLDLGCGDGELLTWLRDNKQVTGYGLENDADNIAQCVAKGINVIEQDLDKGLGNFASNSFDIVVMTQALQAVHYPDKILDEMLRVGRQCIITFPNFGHWRCRWYLASKGRMPVSEFLPYTWYNTPNIHFCTFEDFEELCREREAKVIDRLAVDQQHRHGWASKLWPNLLGEIGIYRVSSPGLADHQIAV, encoded by the coding sequence ATGAGAGCTGATCTGGAAATCATCCAGGAATGGATCCCCGCCGGCAGCCGCGTGCTCGACCTCGGCTGCGGTGACGGCGAGCTGCTGACCTGGCTGCGCGACAACAAGCAAGTCACCGGCTACGGCCTGGAAAACGATGCGGACAACATCGCCCAGTGCGTGGCCAAGGGCATCAATGTCATCGAGCAGGACCTGGACAAGGGCCTGGGCAACTTCGCCAGCAATAGCTTCGACATCGTGGTCATGACCCAGGCGCTGCAAGCGGTGCACTACCCGGACAAGATCCTCGACGAAATGCTGCGTGTCGGTCGCCAGTGCATCATCACCTTCCCCAACTTCGGTCACTGGCGCTGCCGCTGGTACCTGGCGAGCAAGGGCCGCATGCCGGTTTCGGAGTTCCTGCCGTACACCTGGTACAACACACCGAACATCCACTTCTGCACTTTCGAAGACTTCGAGGAACTTTGCCGCGAACGTGAAGCGAAGGTCATTGATCGGCTTGCCGTGGATCAACAGCACCGCCATGGGTGGGCCAGTAAGCTATGGCCTAATCTATTAGGTGAGATCGGTATCTACCGTGTCAGCAGCCCGGGGCTCGCTGATCACCAGATCGCGGTCTGA
- a CDS encoding DUF4426 domain-containing protein, whose product MGRLALFLLTACLSVTAMAADAIKSDRQEQFGDVTVHYNTFNSTYLTPDIAKSAELIRSKNQGVINVSVLKDGKPLMANVTGTVKDLTSQSVPLSFKQITEQGAIYYIAQYPVPQQETRTFEIKVQTGDKINTLNFNQELFPGE is encoded by the coding sequence ATGGGTCGTCTAGCGCTTTTCTTACTCACTGCTTGCCTGAGTGTCACGGCCATGGCCGCTGATGCGATCAAGAGCGATCGCCAGGAACAGTTCGGTGATGTGACGGTGCACTACAACACCTTCAATTCAACGTACCTGACGCCTGACATCGCCAAGTCGGCGGAGCTGATCCGCAGCAAGAACCAGGGCGTGATCAACGTCTCGGTGCTCAAGGACGGCAAGCCGCTGATGGCCAACGTCACCGGGACGGTCAAGGACCTGACCAGCCAGAGCGTGCCCCTGAGCTTCAAGCAGATCACCGAGCAGGGCGCGATCTACTACATCGCCCAGTACCCGGTGCCGCAGCAGGAAACCCGCACCTTCGAGATCAAGGTGCAGACCGGTGATAAGATCAACACCCTCAACTTCAACCAAGAGCTGTTCCCCGGCGAATGA
- the rdgB gene encoding RdgB/HAM1 family non-canonical purine NTP pyrophosphatase translates to MINLTQLVLASHNAGKLKELQAMLGQSVQLRSIGEFSSVEPEETGLSFVENAILKARNAARISGLPALADDSGLAVDFLGGAPGIYSARYADGKGDAANNAKLLDALKDVPDAERGAQFVCVLALVRHADDPLPILCEGLWHGRILHQASGEHGFGYDPLFWVPERDCSSAELSPADKNQISHRARAMDLLRQRLGLK, encoded by the coding sequence ATGATCAATCTCACGCAACTCGTATTGGCCAGCCATAACGCCGGCAAACTCAAGGAACTCCAGGCCATGCTCGGCCAGTCGGTGCAACTGCGCTCGATTGGCGAATTCAGCAGCGTCGAGCCTGAAGAAACCGGCCTGTCGTTCGTCGAGAATGCCATCCTCAAGGCCCGCAACGCCGCGCGCATTTCCGGCTTGCCGGCACTGGCCGACGATTCCGGGCTGGCGGTGGACTTCCTTGGCGGTGCGCCGGGCATCTACTCGGCCCGCTATGCCGACGGCAAGGGCGACGCGGCGAACAACGCCAAGCTGCTCGACGCACTGAAGGACGTACCCGACGCCGAGCGCGGCGCGCAGTTCGTCTGCGTACTGGCGCTGGTGCGCCACGCCGATGACCCGCTGCCGATCCTCTGTGAAGGGCTGTGGCATGGCCGCATCCTGCACCAGGCCAGCGGCGAACACGGTTTTGGCTACGACCCGCTGTTCTGGGTGCCGGAGCGCGATTGCTCCAGCGCCGAGCTGAGCCCGGCCGACAAGAACCAGATCAGTCACCGCGCCCGTGCAATGGATCTGCTGCGCCAGCGTCTGGGCTTGAAATGA
- the hemW gene encoding radical SAM family heme chaperone HemW — MTPESPALPLIHGGDARSSRSALPLLPPLALYIHIPWCVRKCPYCDFNSHTASPELPEEEYVDALLADLDQDLYAVHGRQLSSIFFGGGTPSLFSAQALGRLLEGVEQRIPFAQDIEITLEANPGTFEQDKFVAYRALGINRLSIGIQSFQQEKLKALGRIHNGDEAVRAAGMARQAGFDNFNLDLMHGLPDQSLDDALADLRTAIALKPTHLSWYQLTLEPNTVFWNQPPTLPEDDTLWDIQEAGQALLAEHGYAQYEVSAYAQPGRAARHNLNYWSFGDFIGIGAGAHGKLSHPDGRIVRTWKTRLPKDYLNPAKNFKAGEKALADDEMPFEFLMNALRLTEGVESRLYPERTGMSLSSLAEGRRDAEQSGLLQVEPSRLAATERGQLFLNDLLQKFLT; from the coding sequence ATGACCCCTGAATCACCTGCGTTGCCGCTGATCCATGGCGGCGACGCCCGCTCCTCCCGCTCGGCCCTGCCGCTGCTGCCGCCCCTGGCGCTGTACATCCACATCCCGTGGTGCGTACGCAAATGCCCGTATTGCGACTTCAACTCCCACACCGCCAGCCCTGAGCTGCCGGAAGAGGAATACGTCGACGCCCTGCTGGCCGACCTCGACCAGGACCTGTACGCCGTCCATGGCCGCCAGCTGAGTTCGATCTTCTTCGGTGGCGGCACGCCCAGCCTGTTCAGCGCACAGGCGCTGGGGCGCCTGCTTGAGGGCGTCGAGCAACGCATCCCGTTTGCCCAGGACATCGAAATCACCCTAGAAGCCAACCCCGGCACGTTCGAGCAGGACAAGTTCGTCGCCTACCGGGCGCTGGGGATCAATCGCCTGTCGATCGGCATCCAGAGTTTCCAGCAGGAAAAGCTCAAGGCCCTGGGGCGCATCCACAACGGTGACGAAGCGGTACGTGCCGCTGGCATGGCGCGTCAGGCCGGGTTCGACAACTTCAACCTGGACCTCATGCACGGCTTGCCTGACCAGTCCCTGGACGACGCCCTGGCCGACCTGCGCACCGCCATTGCCCTGAAACCGACGCACCTGTCCTGGTATCAGCTGACCCTGGAGCCCAACACCGTGTTTTGGAACCAGCCGCCGACGCTGCCGGAAGACGACACCCTGTGGGACATCCAGGAGGCCGGCCAGGCCCTGCTGGCCGAGCACGGTTACGCGCAATACGAAGTCTCGGCCTATGCGCAGCCCGGCCGCGCGGCACGGCACAACCTCAACTACTGGAGTTTTGGCGACTTCATCGGCATCGGCGCCGGCGCCCACGGCAAGCTCAGCCACCCGGACGGGCGCATCGTGCGCACCTGGAAAACGCGACTGCCCAAGGACTACCTGAATCCGGCGAAAAACTTCAAGGCTGGCGAAAAGGCCCTCGCCGATGATGAAATGCCGTTCGAATTCCTGATGAACGCCCTGCGCCTGACCGAAGGCGTCGAGTCGCGCTTGTACCCTGAGCGCACCGGCATGTCGCTTTCGAGCCTGGCCGAAGGCCGGCGCGACGCCGAACAAAGCGGGCTGTTGCAGGTCGAACCGTCACGTCTGGCGGCCACCGAACGCGGACAGCTGTTTCTCAATGACTTGCTGCAAAAATTTCTGACCTAA
- a CDS encoding DUF3392 domain-containing protein — translation MDLVLDLLATVSRWSRSNLSEIALALVGCLLVLFGADFKGWVEQRLGSIAGALRVPLMALLCMIGSGAALIYATPWVVRGLSQFNNYSLAPVLLVVLVLIGVVADRK, via the coding sequence ATGGATCTGGTACTCGACCTGCTCGCCACCGTGTCTCGCTGGAGCCGCAGCAACCTCTCGGAAATCGCCCTGGCCCTGGTGGGCTGCCTGCTGGTGCTGTTCGGTGCGGATTTCAAAGGCTGGGTCGAGCAACGCCTGGGCAGCATCGCCGGCGCCCTGCGCGTCCCGCTGATGGCCCTGCTGTGCATGATCGGCAGCGGCGCCGCGCTGATCTACGCCACGCCGTGGGTGGTGCGCGGCTTGAGCCAGTTCAACAACTACAGCCTGGCGCCGGTGTTGTTGGTGGTGTTGGTGCTTATCGGCGTAGTAGCTGACCGCAAGTAA
- the trmB gene encoding tRNA (guanosine(46)-N7)-methyltransferase TrmB, with product MTESNDTPIQTEEGDERQHRRIKSFVMRAGRMTEGQQRGLEQGAPLFVLPLADAPVDYDQVFGRSAPRSLEIGFGMGHSLLEMAAAAPEQDFIGVEVHRPGVGALLNGVLTQGLTNLRVYDCDAIEVLNRCVADNSLDRLMLFFPDPWHKSRHHKRRIVQASFAELVRSKLKVGGVLHMATDWEPYAEYMLEVMNVAPGYRNLAEDGKCVPRPAERPITKFERRGERLGHGVWDLKFEKQS from the coding sequence ATGACTGAATCAAACGACACGCCTATCCAGACGGAAGAAGGCGACGAGCGCCAACACCGCCGCATCAAGAGTTTCGTGATGCGCGCCGGGCGCATGACCGAAGGCCAGCAACGTGGCCTGGAGCAGGGCGCACCGCTGTTCGTGCTGCCATTGGCTGACGCGCCGGTGGACTACGACCAGGTGTTCGGCCGCTCGGCCCCGCGTTCGCTGGAAATCGGTTTCGGCATGGGCCATTCGCTGCTGGAAATGGCCGCGGCTGCGCCCGAGCAGGATTTCATCGGCGTGGAAGTGCACCGTCCGGGTGTCGGTGCGCTGCTCAATGGCGTGCTGACCCAGGGCCTGACCAACCTGCGGGTCTACGATTGCGACGCGATCGAAGTGCTCAACCGCTGCGTGGCCGACAACAGCCTCGATCGCCTGATGCTGTTCTTCCCGGACCCGTGGCACAAGAGCCGCCACCACAAGCGCCGCATCGTCCAGGCATCGTTCGCCGAATTGGTGCGCAGCAAGTTGAAAGTTGGCGGTGTGCTGCACATGGCCACCGACTGGGAGCCGTATGCCGAGTACATGCTGGAAGTGATGAACGTCGCGCCCGGTTATCGCAACCTGGCCGAAGACGGCAAGTGCGTCCCGCGCCCGGCCGAGCGCCCGATCACCAAGTTCGAACGCCGCGGCGAACGGCTTGGGCATGGGGTTTGGGACTTGAAGTTCGAGAAGCAGTCTTAA
- a CDS encoding thiazole synthase, whose translation MSIVRTDKPFVLAGRTYQSRLLVGTGKYRDMEETRLAIEASGAEIVTVAVRRTNIGQNPGEPNLLDILPPDRYTILPNTAGCYDATEAVRTCRLARELLDGHNLVKLEVLADQKTLFPNVIETLKAAEVLVKEGFDVMVYTSDDPIIARQLAEIGCIAVMPLAGLIGTGLGICNPYNLQIILEEAKIPVLVDAGVGTASDATIAMELGCEAVLMNSAIANAQQPIMMAEAMKHAIVAGRLAYLAGRMPKKLYASASSPLDGLIK comes from the coding sequence ATGAGCATCGTTCGCACCGACAAGCCTTTCGTCCTGGCCGGTCGTACTTACCAGTCGCGTCTGCTGGTCGGCACCGGCAAATACCGTGACATGGAAGAAACCCGCCTGGCCATCGAGGCCTCGGGCGCCGAGATCGTCACCGTGGCCGTGCGCCGGACCAACATCGGCCAGAACCCGGGCGAACCGAACCTGCTGGATATCCTGCCACCGGATCGCTACACCATCCTGCCGAACACCGCCGGCTGCTACGACGCCACCGAAGCTGTGCGCACCTGCCGCCTGGCCCGTGAGCTGCTCGACGGCCACAACCTGGTGAAGCTGGAAGTGCTGGCGGACCAGAAAACCCTGTTCCCCAACGTGATCGAAACCCTCAAGGCCGCCGAAGTGCTGGTCAAGGAAGGCTTCGACGTGATGGTTTACACCAGCGATGACCCGATCATCGCACGCCAACTGGCGGAAATCGGCTGCATCGCGGTGATGCCGCTGGCCGGCCTGATCGGCACGGGCCTGGGGATCTGCAACCCATACAACCTGCAGATCATCCTCGAAGAAGCCAAGATCCCGGTGCTGGTGGATGCCGGTGTCGGTACCGCGTCCGACGCCACCATCGCCATGGAACTGGGCTGCGAAGCGGTGCTGATGAACTCGGCCATCGCCAACGCGCAACAGCCGATCATGATGGCCGAAGCCATGAAGCACGCCATCGTCGCCGGTCGCCTGGCCTACCTCGCCGGCCGCATGCCGAAAAAACTCTACGCCAGCGCCTCTTCGCCGCTGGATGGTCTGATCAAGTAA
- the thiS gene encoding sulfur carrier protein ThiS, with protein sequence MRIQLNGESLELPDGETVAALLARLELTGRRVAVELNLDIVPRSQHADTTLNDGDSVEVVHAIGGG encoded by the coding sequence ATGCGCATTCAGTTGAACGGCGAATCCCTTGAACTGCCCGACGGTGAAACCGTTGCGGCCCTGCTGGCCCGTCTGGAACTGACCGGACGCCGGGTCGCAGTCGAGCTCAACCTGGATATCGTCCCGCGCAGCCAACACGCGGACACCACCCTCAATGACGGCGACAGCGTCGAAGTGGTGCACGCCATCGGCGGCGGCTAG